A section of the Primulina eburnea isolate SZY01 chromosome 1, ASM2296580v1, whole genome shotgun sequence genome encodes:
- the LOC140810264 gene encoding sugar transport protein 8-like, protein MAPPVFVDEKGGDSFPAKLTKQVVVCSIIAAFGGLMFGYDIGISGGVTSMDSFLLKFFPMVYEKKHRAKEDNYCKYDNQMLQLFTSSLYLAAVVCSFFASFCCKKFGRKRTMQMAAAFFFVGVILNAAAVNLPMLIVGRLCLGAGVGFGNQAVPLFISEIAPARYRGGLNICFQMLITVGILIANLVNYFTSKMLTYGWRISLGGAAFPAIFLGLGSLLIVETPTSLIERGNTDEGLRVLKKIRGVEDVQEEYTAIFRATEAAKKIKNPFKNLLKRSSIPQLFCGTILQVFQQFTGINVIMFYAPVLFQTIGLGSDASLLSAVVTGSVNSGSTLVAIFGVDRFGRRALLIEAAIQMLVSQCITGVILASQLGSTNAISKLYAYIVMALICVFVSGFAWSWGPLGWLIPSEIYPLETRTAGFFFAVSTNMICTFIIAQAFLTMLCHMRSGIFFFFAAWIVVMGCFAKFLLPETKGVPIDEMNERVWKKHWFWYRFFTDEEGDQSYVEKELKLQVTKDEV, encoded by the exons ATGGCACCACCAGTTTTCGTGGATGAGAAGGGCGGAGATTCCTTTCCGGCAAAGTTGACTAAGCAAGTCGTCGTTTGTTCCATCATAGCAGCCTTTGGAGGTCTCATGTTTGGCTATGatatcggaatatcag GAGGAGTAACATCCATGGATAGTTTCTTGCTGAAATTCTTCCCCATGGTGTACGAAAAGAAGCACAGAGCGAAAGAAGATAACTACTGCAAATATGACAACCAGATGCTCCAACTATTCACATCGTCTCTGTACTTAGCAGCGGTGGTGTGCAGCTTCTTCGCGTCGTTTTGCTGCAAGAAGTTCGGGCGGAAGCGCACCATGCAGATGGCGGCGGCCTTCTTTTTCGTCGGAGTGATCCTCAACGCCGCCGCAGTCAATCTCCCTATGCTCATCGTCGGTCGCCTTTGTCTAGGTGCCGGAGTTGGGTTTGGAAATCAG GCAGTGCCACTATTTATATCAGAAATTGCACCAGCAAGGTACAGAGGAGGCCTAAACATATGCTTCCAAATGCTGATCACAGTAGGCATTTTGATAGCAAATCTAGTCAACTATTTTACATCCAAAATGCTCACTTATGGCTGGAGGATATCACTTGGTGGTGCTGCATTCCCGGCCATTTTCCTCGGCTTAGGATCCCTTCTCATCGTCGAGACACCCACGAGCCTGATCGAGCGTGGCAACACGGATGAGGGTTTAAGGGTACTAAAGAAAATCCGAGGAGTAGAAGACGTGCAAGAAGAGTATACTGCAATCTTTCGTGCCACAGAGGCTGCAAAAAAGATCAAGAACCCTTTTAAAAACTTGTTGAAAAGATCCAGTATTCCTCAACTTTTCTGTGGAACGATACTGCAAGTTTTCCAGCAGTTTACCGGGATCAATGTGATCATGTTTTATGCCCCTGTGTTGTTTCAAACTATTGGGCTCGGGTCAGATGCTTCGTTACTATCAGCTGTGGTTACAGGTTCTGTGAATTCGGGCTCCACTTTGGTTGCAATATTCGGTGTTGATAGGTTTGGAAGAAGGGCCCTACTCATCGAGGCTGCAATCCAAATGCTTGTTTCTCAG TGTATCACAGGAGTGATTCTCGCCAGCCAATTGGGCTCAACAAATGCTATATCCAAACTATACGCGTACATAGTAATGGCCTTGATCTGTGTCTTTGTCTCGGGTTTCGCCTGGTCGTGGGGTCCCCTCGGCTGGTTGATCCCGAGTGAGATATACCCGTTGGAGACACGGACTGCAGGCTTTTTCTTTGCAGTCAGCACGAACATGATCTGCACATTCATAATTGCTCAAGCTTTCTTGACGATGCTTTGCCATATGAGGTCGGGTATCTTCTTCTTTTTCGCTGCCTGGATCGTTGTTATGGGATGTTTCGCCAAATTCTTGTTACCTGAAACCAAAGGAGTTCCCATAGATGAGATGAATGAGAGAGTCTGGAAAAAACACTGGTTCTGGTATAGGTTCTTCACGGATGAAGAAGGTGACCAATCTTATGTGGAGAAAGAGCTCAAATTACAAGTTACCAAAGACGAAGTTTGA
- the LOC140809119 gene encoding uncharacterized protein, with the protein MEDSRTGNGANKKKFTCSKFHWKPEEDVLLTNLVQRFGPSNWELVAKHFPGRTGKSCRLRWVNQLDPEIVKTPFTVEEKRRLLELHQCYGNKWAIISQHFNGRTDNQVKNQYHVIIGSRTIRASSPPSSDNPEDTPNEESMNLSHSENVSSMEPGSQVSNVSYNIDNNSGFDPLSDVTPYRVELPFIDSGPSMYGKDEMWFATSGSNPGMIDPHSFNNANLGYIGSADQNTIWDDEMNSDVSYTELLNLPTVTPPQQGYVKDPQFIDFFGLENP; encoded by the exons ATGGAGGACTCTAGAACAGGGAATGGGGCAAACAAAAAGAAGTTTACATGCAGCAAATTTCATTGGAAGCCTGAAGAAGATGTACTGCTGACAAATCTTGTCCAAAGGTTTGGTCCCAGCAATTGGGAACTCGTTGCAAAACACTTCCCAGGAAGAACAG GGAAGAGTTGTCGCTTAAGGTGGGTGAATCAATTGGATCCCGAAATTGTCAAGACGCCATTTACTGTAGAGGAGAAGCGAAGGCTTCTTGAACTTCATCAATGCTATGGAAACAAATGGGCAATTATCTCTCAACATTTTAATGGCCGAACAGATAATCAAGTGAAGAATCAGTACCATGTAATTATTGGAAGTCGAACAATCAGAGCCTCTAGCCCACCTTCTAGTGACAACCCAGAAGACACTCCTAACGAAGAATCTATGAATTTGTCTCACTCTGAGAATGTATCATCAATGGAACCTGGTTCTCAAGTTTCAAATGTTTCCTATAACATAGACAACAACAGTGGCTTTGATCCACTTTCTGATGTTACTCCTTATAGGGTTGAGTTGCCGTTTATTGACAGCGGACCTTCTATGTATGGCAAGGATGAAATGTGGTTTGCAACAAGTGGCTCAAATCCGGGCATGATTGATCCTCATTCTTTTAACAACGCTAATCTAGGATACATCGGTTCTGCTGATCAGAACACAATCTGGGATGATGAGATGAATTCTGATGTTAGCTACACTGAACTCTTGAATCTTCCTACAGTAACTCCTCCCCAGCAAGGATATGTCAAAGATCCTCAATTCATAGACTTTTTTGGGCTTGAAAATCCTTGA
- the LOC140809188 gene encoding probable gamma-secretase subunit PEN-2, with the protein MENESSHPLPVRQPSPAAAPVAADVGNSSPSSSRRYVRSEWPTIDGPLGLSHDESLTYARRFFKWGFFCLPFLWAVNCFYFWPLLRRPHSRHSDPLLRRYLVGSAIGFLVFTAILTSWALTFAIGGEHLFGNVWDTLVMYNVADRYGLTGWI; encoded by the exons ATGGAAAACGAATCGAGTCATCCTCTCCCCGTAAGACAACCTAGTCCCGCCGCCGCCCCCGTCGCGGCCGATGTTGGCAACTCGTCGCCCTCGTCTTCCAGAAGATATGTACGGTCCGAATGGCCCACTATCGATGGCCCGCTCGGCCTGTCACATGATGAATCGCTTACCTACGCCCGAAGATTCTTCAAGTGGGGTTTTTTCTGCCTGCCGTTCCTCTGGGCCGTGAATTGCTTCTACTTCTGGCCACTCCTTCGCCGCCCACATTCTCGTCATTCGGACCCCCTTCTCCGTCGCT ATCTTGTTGGGTCTGCAATTGGTTTTCTGGTGTTCACGGCTATTCTAACCTCTTGGGCCCTTACTTTTGCCATTGGAGGGGAGCATCTGTTTGGCAATGTTTGGGATACTTTGGTAATGTACAACGTTGCTGACAGATATGGATTGACGGGATGGATTTAG
- the LOC140809249 gene encoding mitogen-activated protein kinase kinase kinase 3-like isoform X1 has translation MPAWWDKLSGRSKDSETRPEISSSEDSSLKTLKTKGRENGNNSDSKARSFDEVLVLKQSRNSPRSSREFSPVGGGCSGFSGFDSASSLEKGHPLPRPLESPTEHPGHVHGVGLGHGSASASSVSSSASSDDPAHVADMAGLRGNGESKVLSPLSRSPGRGSWCTTAVTSPFHARINGINLDSSNGRLEDVKSECHRLPLPPGTPNSPSALPTPPRSPGKPESSGSSSSKWRKGRLLGRGTFGHVYLGFNSENGQMCAIKEVRVVSEDRSSKESLKQLNQEITLLSQLSHPNVVQYYGSDLNEERLSVYLEYVSGGSIHKLLQEYGPFGEPVIQNYTRQILSGLSYLHGKNTVHRDIKGANILVDPNGEIKLADFGMAKHITACSSMLSFKGSPYWMAPEVVMNTNGYSLPVDIWSLGCTVLEMATSKPPWSQYEGVAAIFKIGNGRDAPEVPDHLSADLKNLIRMCLQREPSARPTASQLLCHPFVKNQTTQRANNANITREAFPRAFDGSRTPTALELQSNRKNNSFDRDDTLRFAVPRTLMTPRDNARTITSLPVSPTSSPLRRDAPAYRNSFLSPPPRPSYTVGRNNHNYSEHSIFPYRQPNSRSTLDPFLEMPQVRAITSARSPTRTMP, from the exons ATGCCAGCTTGGTGGGATAAATTATCCGGCAGAAGCAAGGATTCGGAAACCAGGCCTGAGATTTCTTCGTCAGAGGACTCATCACTGAAAACTTTGAAGACGAAGGGGAGAGAAAATGGGAATAACAGTGACAGTAAAGCCCGGAGCTTTGACGAGGTTCTTGTGTTGAAACAATCGAGAAATTCTCCGAGAAGTAGTCGGGAGTTTTCCCCTGTGGGAGGAGGGTGTTCCGGGTTTTCGGGTTTCGATTCGGCTTCATCTTTGGAGAAGGGGCATCCTTTGCCCAGGCCTTTGGAATCGCCGACGGAGCATCCGGGTCATGTCCATGGCGTCGGGTTGGGGCACGGGTCTGCTTCTGCTTCCAGTGTTAGTTCATCTGCGTCGTCTGATGATCCAGCTCATGTTGCTGATATGGCTGGCTTAAG AGGAAATGGGGAGAGCAAAGTGTTAAGTCCGTTGTCACGGAGTCCAGGTCGAGGATCGTGGTGTACTACGGCTGTCACTTCACCTTTTCATGCTCGAATTAACGGTATTAACTTGGACTCGTCAAATGGTAGACTAGAAGATGTAAAAAGCGAGTGCCACAGATTGCCCCTTCCACCTGGTACTCCTAACAGTCCTTCTGCTTTACCCACTCCTCCAAGAAGTCCCGGGAAACCAGAAAGCTCGGGTAGTAGTTCATCAAAATGGAGGAAAGGGAGGCTTCTTGGAAGAGGCACTTTTGGTCATGTTTACCTCGGGTTTAATAG TGAGAATGGGCAAATGTGTGCGATAAAAGAAGTTAGGGTGGTTTCAGAAGATCGATCTTCAAAAGAAAGCCTCAAGCAACTGAACCAG GAGATAACTTTGCTTAGTCAGCTTTCACATCCAAATGTCGTTCAGTACTATGGAAGTGATCTG AACGAAGAAAGGTTATCCGTTTATTTGGAGTATGTTTCGGGAGGTTCGATCCATAAACTATTGCAAGAATATGGACCTTTTGGGGAGCCTGTTATTCAAAATTACACCAGGCAGATTCTCTCAGGCCTCTCTTACTTACATGGAAAAAACACAGTTCACAG GGATATAAAGGGAGCAAACATTTTAGTGGATCCCAATGGGGAAATAAAACTTGCTGATTTTGGCATGGCAAAACAT ATAACTGCTTGTTCGTCGATGTTATCCTTCAAAGGCAGCCCTTACTGGATGGCCCCTGag GTTGTAATGAATACAAATGGTTACAGCCTTCCAGTGGATATTTGGAGTTTAGGATGCACGGTTCTTGAGATGGCAACATCAAAACCACCTTGGAGCCAATATGAAGGG GTTGCTGCTATATTCAAAATTGGAAATGGTAGAGATGCCCCAGAGGTTCCTGATCACTTATCTGCCGATCTGAAAAATTTGATAAGGATGTGTTTGCAGCGCGAACCATCTGCAAGGCCTACTGCATCTCAACTACTCTGTCACCCCTTTGTTAAAAACCAAACTACACAAAGAGCAAACAATGCCAATATAACCCGAGAAGCATTTCCTCGTGCCTTTGATGGGAGCCGCACTCCG ACGGCCCTAGAGCTGCAGTCCAACAGAAAGAACAATTCTTTTGACAGAGATGACACATTGAGATTTGCAGTGCCGAGAACCTTGATGACTCCGAG GGATAATGCACGAACCATAACGTCATTGCCCGTCTCTCCCACCTCGAGTCCATTACGACGAGATGCACCTGCGTATAGGAACTCTTTCCTTTCTCCACCACCACGCCCTTCTTATACGGTTGGTCGAAACAATCATAATTACAGCGAACACTCCATCTTTCCGTACAGACAACCCAACTCGAGAAGCACGCTTGATCCATTTCTCGAAATGCCTCAAGTTAGAGCTATAACCTCAGCTAGATCCCCAACAAGAACCATGccatag
- the LOC140809249 gene encoding mitogen-activated protein kinase kinase kinase 3-like isoform X2 — protein MHRHTRRSKDSETRPEISSSEDSSLKTLKTKGRENGNNSDSKARSFDEVLVLKQSRNSPRSSREFSPVGGGCSGFSGFDSASSLEKGHPLPRPLESPTEHPGHVHGVGLGHGSASASSVSSSASSDDPAHVADMAGLRGNGESKVLSPLSRSPGRGSWCTTAVTSPFHARINGINLDSSNGRLEDVKSECHRLPLPPGTPNSPSALPTPPRSPGKPESSGSSSSKWRKGRLLGRGTFGHVYLGFNSENGQMCAIKEVRVVSEDRSSKESLKQLNQEITLLSQLSHPNVVQYYGSDLNEERLSVYLEYVSGGSIHKLLQEYGPFGEPVIQNYTRQILSGLSYLHGKNTVHRDIKGANILVDPNGEIKLADFGMAKHITACSSMLSFKGSPYWMAPEVVMNTNGYSLPVDIWSLGCTVLEMATSKPPWSQYEGVAAIFKIGNGRDAPEVPDHLSADLKNLIRMCLQREPSARPTASQLLCHPFVKNQTTQRANNANITREAFPRAFDGSRTPTALELQSNRKNNSFDRDDTLRFAVPRTLMTPRDNARTITSLPVSPTSSPLRRDAPAYRNSFLSPPPRPSYTVGRNNHNYSEHSIFPYRQPNSRSTLDPFLEMPQVRAITSARSPTRTMP, from the exons ATGCACAGACACACACGTAG AAGCAAGGATTCGGAAACCAGGCCTGAGATTTCTTCGTCAGAGGACTCATCACTGAAAACTTTGAAGACGAAGGGGAGAGAAAATGGGAATAACAGTGACAGTAAAGCCCGGAGCTTTGACGAGGTTCTTGTGTTGAAACAATCGAGAAATTCTCCGAGAAGTAGTCGGGAGTTTTCCCCTGTGGGAGGAGGGTGTTCCGGGTTTTCGGGTTTCGATTCGGCTTCATCTTTGGAGAAGGGGCATCCTTTGCCCAGGCCTTTGGAATCGCCGACGGAGCATCCGGGTCATGTCCATGGCGTCGGGTTGGGGCACGGGTCTGCTTCTGCTTCCAGTGTTAGTTCATCTGCGTCGTCTGATGATCCAGCTCATGTTGCTGATATGGCTGGCTTAAG AGGAAATGGGGAGAGCAAAGTGTTAAGTCCGTTGTCACGGAGTCCAGGTCGAGGATCGTGGTGTACTACGGCTGTCACTTCACCTTTTCATGCTCGAATTAACGGTATTAACTTGGACTCGTCAAATGGTAGACTAGAAGATGTAAAAAGCGAGTGCCACAGATTGCCCCTTCCACCTGGTACTCCTAACAGTCCTTCTGCTTTACCCACTCCTCCAAGAAGTCCCGGGAAACCAGAAAGCTCGGGTAGTAGTTCATCAAAATGGAGGAAAGGGAGGCTTCTTGGAAGAGGCACTTTTGGTCATGTTTACCTCGGGTTTAATAG TGAGAATGGGCAAATGTGTGCGATAAAAGAAGTTAGGGTGGTTTCAGAAGATCGATCTTCAAAAGAAAGCCTCAAGCAACTGAACCAG GAGATAACTTTGCTTAGTCAGCTTTCACATCCAAATGTCGTTCAGTACTATGGAAGTGATCTG AACGAAGAAAGGTTATCCGTTTATTTGGAGTATGTTTCGGGAGGTTCGATCCATAAACTATTGCAAGAATATGGACCTTTTGGGGAGCCTGTTATTCAAAATTACACCAGGCAGATTCTCTCAGGCCTCTCTTACTTACATGGAAAAAACACAGTTCACAG GGATATAAAGGGAGCAAACATTTTAGTGGATCCCAATGGGGAAATAAAACTTGCTGATTTTGGCATGGCAAAACAT ATAACTGCTTGTTCGTCGATGTTATCCTTCAAAGGCAGCCCTTACTGGATGGCCCCTGag GTTGTAATGAATACAAATGGTTACAGCCTTCCAGTGGATATTTGGAGTTTAGGATGCACGGTTCTTGAGATGGCAACATCAAAACCACCTTGGAGCCAATATGAAGGG GTTGCTGCTATATTCAAAATTGGAAATGGTAGAGATGCCCCAGAGGTTCCTGATCACTTATCTGCCGATCTGAAAAATTTGATAAGGATGTGTTTGCAGCGCGAACCATCTGCAAGGCCTACTGCATCTCAACTACTCTGTCACCCCTTTGTTAAAAACCAAACTACACAAAGAGCAAACAATGCCAATATAACCCGAGAAGCATTTCCTCGTGCCTTTGATGGGAGCCGCACTCCG ACGGCCCTAGAGCTGCAGTCCAACAGAAAGAACAATTCTTTTGACAGAGATGACACATTGAGATTTGCAGTGCCGAGAACCTTGATGACTCCGAG GGATAATGCACGAACCATAACGTCATTGCCCGTCTCTCCCACCTCGAGTCCATTACGACGAGATGCACCTGCGTATAGGAACTCTTTCCTTTCTCCACCACCACGCCCTTCTTATACGGTTGGTCGAAACAATCATAATTACAGCGAACACTCCATCTTTCCGTACAGACAACCCAACTCGAGAAGCACGCTTGATCCATTTCTCGAAATGCCTCAAGTTAGAGCTATAACCTCAGCTAGATCCCCAACAAGAACCATGccatag
- the LOC140809385 gene encoding nascent polypeptide-associated complex subunit beta-like isoform X2, which translates to MIVVSMNVEKLMKMAGSVRTGGKGTVRRKKKAVHKTTTTDDKRLQSTLKRIGVNAIPGIEEVNIFKEGVVIQFLNPKVQASVAANTWVVSGTPQTKNLEDILPQIIHQLGPDNLENLKKLAEQFQKQAPTSATGAPEDDGDEVPDLVEGETFEAAAEEGHNHAS; encoded by the exons ATGATTGTTGTTTCG ATGAATGTGGAGAAACTAATGAAGATGGCTGGTTCTGTTCGGACCGGTGGGAAGGGTACTGTGAGAAG GAAGAAGAAGGCTGTTCACAAGACAACCACAACAGATGACAAAAGGCTACAAAGCACCTTGAAAAGAATAGGGGTGAATGCCATACCTGGAATTGAAGAAGTCAATATTTTCAAGGAGGGTGTAGTTATCCAGTTCCTTAACCCAAAAG TCCAAGCTTCTGTTGCTGCGAACACTTGGGTTGTGAGTGGAACTCCCCAGACCAAGA ATTTGGAAGACATTCTTCCTCAAATCATTCACCAATTAG GTCCAGATAACTTGGAGAATTTGAAGAAACTAGCAGAACAGTTTCAGAAACAAGCTCCCACTTCTGCCACTGGAGCACCAGAAGATGATGGGGATGAGGTTCCAGATCTTGTTGAAGGCGAGACATTTGAAGCCGCTGCAGAGGAAGGCCATAATCACGCTTCCTAA
- the LOC140809385 gene encoding nascent polypeptide-associated complex subunit beta-like isoform X1 — translation MTLEIEESCEFTALTPMHVWNSRIGLLFFFPFQFRVMQFFIHYLLSPFSLSVLHSRKLQFSQLAKMNVEKLMKMAGSVRTGGKGTVRRKKKAVHKTTTTDDKRLQSTLKRIGVNAIPGIEEVNIFKEGVVIQFLNPKVQASVAANTWVVSGTPQTKNLEDILPQIIHQLGPDNLENLKKLAEQFQKQAPTSATGAPEDDGDEVPDLVEGETFEAAAEEGHNHAS, via the exons ATGACACTGGAAATTGAAGAAAGTTGTGAATTTACTGCTCTAACCCCAATGCACGTGTGGAATTCCCGGATTGGCCTGCTATTCTTCTTCCCTTTTCAATTTAGGGTTATGCAATTTTTTATCCACTACCTCCTGTCCCCATTCTCCCTCTCTGTACTTCATTCTCGAAAACTCCAGTTCTCACAGCTCGCGAAG ATGAATGTGGAGAAACTAATGAAGATGGCTGGTTCTGTTCGGACCGGTGGGAAGGGTACTGTGAGAAG GAAGAAGAAGGCTGTTCACAAGACAACCACAACAGATGACAAAAGGCTACAAAGCACCTTGAAAAGAATAGGGGTGAATGCCATACCTGGAATTGAAGAAGTCAATATTTTCAAGGAGGGTGTAGTTATCCAGTTCCTTAACCCAAAAG TCCAAGCTTCTGTTGCTGCGAACACTTGGGTTGTGAGTGGAACTCCCCAGACCAAGA ATTTGGAAGACATTCTTCCTCAAATCATTCACCAATTAG GTCCAGATAACTTGGAGAATTTGAAGAAACTAGCAGAACAGTTTCAGAAACAAGCTCCCACTTCTGCCACTGGAGCACCAGAAGATGATGGGGATGAGGTTCCAGATCTTGTTGAAGGCGAGACATTTGAAGCCGCTGCAGAGGAAGGCCATAATCACGCTTCCTAA
- the LOC140809521 gene encoding uncharacterized protein At4g33100, giving the protein MGLLRRDKNRSSTSATSPCAHLRTAYHSCFNKWYSEKFLKGLWDKEECVSEWEKYRECLLQHLDDKHLSRFLEVDGIVDLNSRAEFNSHAGVS; this is encoded by the exons ATGGGACTTCTAAGGAGGGACAAGAATCGGTCATCGACTTCCGCAACTTCACCTTGTGCTCATCTTCGGACTGCTTATCACAGCTGTTTCAACAA GTGGTATTCAGAGAAGTTCTTGAAAGGTTTATGGGATAAAGAAGAGTGTGTTTCGGAGTGGGAGAAGTACAGAGAATGCTTACTT CAACATTTGGATGATAAGCATCTGAGTCGATTCTTGGAAGTGGATGGCATTGTGGATTTAAACAGTCGAGCTGAATTTAATAGCCATGCTGGTGTTTCCTAG